A portion of the Streptomyces coeruleoprunus genome contains these proteins:
- a CDS encoding 2-aminoethylphosphonate ABC transporter substrate-binding protein, producing MPQHTRLRRPAALAAAVPLALLPLAGCGTTSAASDPKVVTVYSADGLKGENGDGWYDRVFQDFEKETGIKVRYVEGGSGEMVQRALRERTNTQADVLITLPPFIQQADSKGLLQAYEPKGAEHVDGGDKSPRHTWTAVVNNYFGFIHNKKELKTPPTTWEDLLDPKYKDKVQYSTPGVAGDGTAVVIKAMHDFGGREPAMEYLGKLQANNVGPSSSTSKLAPKVDKGELLVANGDVQMNFAQSRSMPNLRIWFPAREDGRPTTFALPYAAGLVTDAPHTENGRKLLDFLLGERAQRQASAIGGGFPARTDIKATDANAIALSGLMRGVEIFEPDWTDIDKNLTSYVEAWKTATGS from the coding sequence ATGCCCCAGCACACCCGCCTCCGCAGGCCGGCCGCCCTGGCCGCCGCCGTCCCCCTCGCGCTGCTGCCCCTCGCCGGCTGCGGCACCACCTCCGCCGCGTCCGACCCGAAGGTCGTCACCGTCTACAGCGCCGACGGCCTCAAGGGCGAGAACGGCGACGGCTGGTACGACCGGGTCTTCCAGGACTTCGAGAAGGAGACCGGCATCAAGGTCCGGTACGTGGAGGGCGGCTCCGGCGAGATGGTGCAGCGCGCCCTGCGCGAGCGGACCAACACCCAGGCCGACGTCCTGATCACCCTCCCGCCCTTCATCCAGCAGGCCGACTCGAAGGGGCTGCTCCAGGCGTACGAGCCGAAGGGCGCCGAGCACGTCGACGGCGGCGACAAGTCCCCGCGCCACACCTGGACGGCGGTGGTCAACAACTACTTCGGCTTCATCCACAACAAGAAGGAGCTGAAGACCCCGCCCACCACGTGGGAGGACCTGCTGGACCCCAAGTACAAGGACAAGGTCCAGTACTCCACGCCCGGCGTCGCGGGCGACGGCACCGCCGTCGTCATCAAGGCCATGCACGACTTCGGCGGCCGCGAGCCCGCCATGGAGTACCTGGGGAAGCTCCAGGCCAACAACGTCGGCCCGTCCTCCTCCACCTCCAAGCTCGCCCCCAAGGTCGACAAGGGCGAACTCCTCGTCGCCAACGGCGACGTGCAGATGAACTTCGCGCAGAGCCGGTCCATGCCCAACCTCCGCATCTGGTTCCCCGCCCGCGAGGACGGCAGGCCCACCACCTTCGCCCTGCCCTACGCCGCCGGCCTGGTCACCGACGCCCCGCACACCGAGAACGGCAGGAAGCTGCTGGACTTCCTGCTCGGCGAGCGCGCCCAGCGGCAGGCCAGCGCGATCGGCGGCGGCTTCCCCGCCCGTACGGACATCAAGGCCACCGACGCCAACGCCATCGCCCTGTCCGGCCTGATGCGCGGCGTCGAGATCTTCGAGCCGGACTGGACGGACATCGACAAGAACCTGACCTCGTACGTGGAGGCGTGGAAGACCGCCACCGGAAGCTGA
- a CDS encoding alkaline phosphatase family protein, producing MPLTGTPRRRTVLTAGAATAATAAFTALGTAPAHAAEAPALPDGTSQDKVLVVGMDGLRHDRIAAANAPHLTSMMANGTYGTSLLYANPMAATSSGPGWSTVSTGVWPDKHGVKDNTFTGRDYARYPGFLARLHQVRPALSLFAAVDWKPLDTYGTVTAGADAKLVLDGDRDGYVAHDETITATTVSVLRDRNPDVLFVYLGNTDVVAHSSGTGQRYLDAIAVQDAQLGRMLAAVRARPTYASERWTVIVCTDHGHVDAGGHGGSSIAERSTFVLATGPGIAAGARPLDTRLVDVAATVYRQLGITPDPAWGLDGRPIQERSADPFDTLQSALGQRVDETGIPAGVLGFTHTPPSGWSVINNAMGTGGTTEWRGWAFATDDFWSRTQRDQWRELNVRARGVFAVADSDEWADTSFSGTYDSTLVTPAYDVSGRSRVTLAFTTHYRQEAGQTARILASFNGGTPTVVRAYTSDVVAQPQSLTLDVPAGASAVSFRFHYTGSNNWYWVIDGVRVTAS from the coding sequence ATGCCGCTGACCGGCACGCCCCGCCGCCGTACCGTGCTCACCGCGGGCGCCGCGACCGCCGCGACCGCCGCGTTCACCGCCCTTGGCACCGCGCCCGCCCACGCCGCCGAGGCCCCCGCGCTCCCCGACGGCACCAGCCAGGACAAGGTCCTCGTCGTCGGCATGGACGGCCTGCGCCACGACCGGATAGCCGCGGCGAACGCCCCGCACCTCACGTCCATGATGGCGAACGGCACCTACGGCACCTCGCTGCTGTACGCGAACCCCATGGCGGCCACCTCGTCCGGGCCGGGCTGGTCGACGGTCTCCACCGGCGTCTGGCCCGACAAGCACGGCGTGAAGGACAACACCTTCACCGGCCGCGACTACGCCCGCTACCCCGGCTTCCTGGCCCGGCTGCACCAGGTGCGCCCCGCGCTCTCGCTCTTCGCCGCCGTCGACTGGAAGCCCCTCGACACGTACGGCACGGTCACCGCGGGCGCCGACGCCAAGCTCGTCCTCGATGGCGACCGCGACGGCTACGTGGCCCACGACGAGACCATCACCGCCACCACCGTGTCCGTGCTGCGCGACCGGAACCCCGACGTCCTCTTCGTCTACCTCGGCAACACCGACGTCGTCGCGCACTCCTCCGGCACCGGCCAGCGCTACCTCGACGCGATCGCCGTGCAGGACGCCCAGCTCGGCCGGATGCTCGCCGCCGTCCGGGCCCGCCCCACGTACGCCTCCGAGCGCTGGACCGTCATCGTCTGCACCGACCACGGCCACGTCGACGCGGGCGGCCACGGCGGCAGCTCGATCGCGGAGCGCAGTACCTTCGTCCTCGCCACCGGACCCGGCATCGCCGCCGGCGCCCGCCCGCTGGACACCCGCCTCGTCGACGTCGCCGCGACCGTCTACCGCCAGCTGGGCATCACGCCCGACCCGGCCTGGGGCCTGGACGGCCGCCCGATCCAGGAGCGGTCCGCCGACCCGTTCGACACCCTGCAGTCCGCGCTCGGGCAGCGCGTGGACGAGACGGGCATCCCGGCGGGCGTCCTCGGCTTCACGCACACCCCGCCCAGCGGCTGGTCCGTCATCAACAACGCCATGGGCACCGGCGGCACGACCGAGTGGCGCGGCTGGGCCTTCGCCACCGACGACTTCTGGTCCCGCACCCAGCGCGACCAGTGGCGCGAACTGAACGTCCGCGCCCGTGGCGTGTTCGCGGTCGCCGACTCCGACGAATGGGCCGACACGTCCTTCTCCGGCACGTACGACTCGACGCTGGTCACACCGGCGTACGACGTCAGCGGCAGGAGCAGGGTGACGCTGGCCTTCACCACCCACTACCGCCAGGAGGCCGGGCAGACCGCCCGGATCCTCGCCTCCTTCAACGGCGGCACCCCGACCGTCGTCCGCGCGTACACGTCGGACGTCGTCGCCCAGCCCCAGTCGCTCACCCTCGACGTCCCGGCCGGCGCCTCCGCGGTGAGCTTCCGCTTCCACTACACCGGCTCCAACAACTGGTACTGGGTCATCGACGGCGTGCGGGTCACCGCCTCCTGA
- a CDS encoding HAD-IIA family hydrolase, whose amino-acid sequence MAERKPIESWLTDMDGVLIHEGVPIPGADAFIKKLRDTERPFLVLTNNSIYTARDLHARLARMGLDVPTENIWTSALATARFLDDQRPGGTAYVIGEAGLTTALHDIGYVLTDHDPDYVVLGETRTYSFEAMTKAVRLINAGARFICTNPDETGPSTEGPLPATGSVAALITKATGKDPYFAGKPNPLMMRTGLNAIGAHSETSAMIGDRMDTDVLAGLEAGMETFLVLTGLTTPADVDRYPFRPSTIVDSIADLVERI is encoded by the coding sequence GTGGCAGAGCGCAAGCCGATCGAATCCTGGCTCACCGACATGGATGGCGTCCTCATCCATGAGGGCGTGCCGATCCCCGGCGCCGACGCGTTCATCAAGAAACTGCGGGACACCGAGCGGCCGTTCCTCGTCCTGACGAACAACTCCATCTACACCGCCCGCGACCTGCACGCCCGGCTCGCCCGCATGGGGCTCGACGTGCCCACGGAGAACATCTGGACGTCCGCCCTCGCCACCGCCCGCTTCCTCGACGACCAGCGGCCCGGCGGCACGGCGTACGTGATCGGCGAGGCCGGACTCACCACCGCGCTCCACGACATCGGGTACGTGCTCACCGACCACGACCCGGACTACGTCGTCCTCGGCGAGACCCGGACGTACTCGTTCGAGGCGATGACCAAGGCGGTGCGCCTCATCAACGCCGGCGCCCGGTTCATCTGCACCAACCCCGACGAGACCGGCCCGTCCACCGAGGGCCCGCTGCCCGCCACGGGCTCGGTCGCCGCGCTCATCACCAAGGCCACCGGCAAGGACCCGTACTTCGCGGGCAAGCCGAACCCGCTGATGATGCGGACCGGGCTCAACGCGATCGGCGCCCACTCCGAGACCAGCGCCATGATCGGCGACCGCATGGACACCGACGTGCTGGCGGGCCTGGAGGCCGGCATGGAGACCTTCCTCGTGCTGACCGGGCTGACGACCCCCGCGGACGTCGACCGCTACCCGTTCCGGCCCTCCACGATCGTCGACTCGATCGCCGATCTGGTCGAACGGATCTGA
- a CDS encoding class F sortase, producing the protein MAPGAGRLPGSGRLYAGVAWALVLVLMWLWGKEVTVGHGGLSAPTTGDVAAVGRPRAVPLPPPHAPAEPAAPRRVAVPSLGIAAPVVPRGLDASGGIEAPPHDTPHTVGWYAGGIAPGADGTALLVGHVDTETGPAVFHGLRSVRPGARVHVTRADGTVAEFTVDDVRVFDRGTFDAHEAYGRRDPDRAELRLVTCGGTFDRASGTYTANVVVSAYLTAVRHTAPPGGPARAARAPHFAGTAQGS; encoded by the coding sequence ATGGCGCCCGGTGCGGGCCGGCTGCCCGGCTCGGGTCGGCTGTACGCGGGCGTCGCCTGGGCGCTCGTCCTGGTGCTCATGTGGCTCTGGGGCAAGGAGGTCACGGTCGGCCACGGCGGGCTGTCCGCGCCCACGACCGGTGACGTCGCCGCGGTGGGCCGCCCCCGCGCCGTACCCCTGCCGCCGCCCCACGCCCCCGCCGAGCCGGCCGCGCCACGGCGCGTGGCGGTTCCCTCGCTCGGCATCGCCGCACCGGTCGTCCCGCGCGGCCTGGACGCCTCGGGCGGGATCGAGGCCCCGCCCCACGACACGCCGCACACCGTCGGCTGGTACGCCGGCGGCATCGCGCCCGGCGCGGACGGTACGGCCCTGCTGGTGGGCCACGTCGACACGGAGACCGGGCCCGCGGTGTTCCACGGCCTGCGCTCCGTACGCCCGGGCGCCCGCGTGCACGTCACGCGCGCGGACGGCACCGTCGCCGAGTTCACCGTCGACGACGTGAGGGTCTTCGACCGCGGCACCTTCGACGCGCACGAGGCGTACGGCCGCCGCGACCCGGACCGTGCCGAACTCCGGCTGGTCACCTGCGGCGGCACCTTCGACCGCGCGTCCGGCACGTACACGGCGAACGTGGTCGTCTCGGCGTACCTCACGGCCGTGCGTCACACGGCGCCGCCCGGCGGACCGGCCCGAGCGGCGCGCGCACCGCACTTCGCGGGCACGGCCCAGGGCTCGTGA
- a CDS encoding glycoside hydrolase family 6 protein, with amino-acid sequence MYGSCTGRARTGVALAGALTALLAAAGCGAPDSGEGVRTGPRPPGGNVAFWVNPDGNAARQLAGYETRGEQRNAELIRKIASQPVGEWVGSDRPEEETRRLTEAAARSGRDALLVLYNIPHRDCGQHSAGGAPDGDAYRAWIEGVARGIGDRRATVVLEPDAVMHMVDSCTEQQYHEERYALLAGAVERLKRLPNVRVYLDAGNAGWGRPDQIHEPLRRAGIAKADGFAVNVSNFQTTAASKEYGKKVSAKAGGRHFVIDTSRNGNGPYTEGDPAENWCNPPGRALGERPTTRTGDPLVDAYLWIKRPGESDGDCKGGPKAGEWYPAYALELARNAR; translated from the coding sequence ATGTACGGCAGTTGCACCGGGCGTGCCCGTACGGGCGTGGCCCTGGCGGGGGCGCTGACCGCGCTGCTGGCGGCGGCGGGCTGCGGCGCGCCGGACAGCGGCGAGGGCGTGCGCACCGGGCCGCGGCCGCCCGGCGGAAACGTGGCGTTCTGGGTCAACCCGGACGGCAACGCCGCCCGGCAGCTGGCCGGTTACGAGACCCGGGGCGAGCAGCGGAACGCCGAGCTGATCCGGAAGATAGCCTCCCAGCCGGTCGGCGAGTGGGTGGGCTCCGACCGGCCGGAGGAGGAGACCCGGCGCCTCACCGAGGCCGCGGCCCGCTCGGGGCGGGACGCGCTGCTCGTCCTCTACAACATCCCGCACCGCGACTGCGGCCAGCACTCCGCGGGCGGCGCCCCGGACGGCGACGCCTACCGGGCCTGGATCGAGGGCGTCGCCCGGGGCATCGGCGACCGGCGGGCGACGGTCGTCCTGGAGCCGGACGCGGTGATGCACATGGTCGACAGCTGCACCGAGCAGCAGTACCACGAGGAGCGGTACGCGCTGCTGGCCGGCGCGGTCGAGCGGCTGAAGCGGCTGCCGAACGTCCGCGTGTACCTGGACGCGGGCAACGCCGGCTGGGGCAGGCCCGACCAGATCCACGAGCCGCTCCGGCGCGCCGGGATCGCGAAGGCCGACGGCTTCGCGGTGAACGTGTCCAACTTCCAGACGACGGCCGCCAGCAAGGAGTACGGGAAGAAGGTCTCCGCGAAGGCCGGCGGCAGGCACTTCGTCATCGACACCAGCCGCAACGGCAACGGCCCCTACACCGAGGGCGATCCGGCCGAGAACTGGTGCAACCCGCCGGGCCGCGCCCTGGGCGAACGCCCCACGACGCGGACCGGCGACCCGCTCGTCGACGCCTACCTGTGGATCAAGCGCCCCGGCGAGTCCGACGGCGACTGCAAGGGCGGCCCCAAGGCGGGCGAGTGGTACCCCGCCTACGCCCTGGAACTGGCCCGCAACGCCCGCTGA
- a CDS encoding galactose oxidase-like domain-containing protein, whose translation MSTLPVRPNHRRNRARRLLIGTAVVAAVAGFNGPALYRFGTAQYHEYAINRPEYKAENGHWDFLDVPAEFRVNAIHVALLHTGKVLLIAGSGNNQKNFDAQRFESVLWDPKTGAFKKIPTPKDMFCAGHTQLPDGKLLVAGGTKRYEKLEGDVTKAGGLMIVHNEDPDKPITLPAGTRFTGKANGKTFVSKDPVVVERAKKVFDKKTGRFLRTEAGLGRIYVEAEKSGKEYETGTEDNYRVHGMKGTDARNVYGMAQKLALDKKDFQGIKDAFEFDPVAERYVKVDPMNEARWYPTLTTLKDGRVLALSGLDEIGQIVPGKDEIYDPKTKKWTYTGIERRFPTYPAIFLMDDGKLFYSGSNAGYGPADVGRDPGIWDLERNTFQKVPGLSDPDRMETSATVMLPPAQDQRFMVIGGGGVGESQESSEKSRLVDLKDPAPRFKDGPALDKGTRYPSASLLPDDTVFVTGGSEDYRGRSASNILQARTYDPRSGTYQRVADPRVGRNYHSGSVLLPDGRVMIFGSDSLFADKDNTRPGIFEQRIELYSPPYLYREGRPVLRHGPKAIRRGATGEYVTADAARIRTAKLMRPSAVTHVTDVDQRSIALNLTRTAKGIRVTVPANRALVPSGWYMLFVTDDRGTPSEAVWVEVP comes from the coding sequence ATGAGCACCCTGCCCGTCCGGCCGAACCACCGCAGGAACCGGGCCCGGCGCCTGCTGATCGGCACGGCGGTGGTGGCCGCCGTCGCCGGGTTCAACGGACCGGCCCTGTACCGGTTCGGCACCGCGCAGTACCACGAGTACGCGATCAACCGGCCGGAGTACAAGGCGGAGAACGGCCACTGGGACTTCCTCGACGTGCCCGCCGAGTTCCGGGTCAACGCCATCCACGTGGCGCTCCTGCACACCGGCAAGGTGCTCCTCATCGCGGGCTCGGGGAACAACCAGAAGAACTTCGACGCGCAGCGGTTCGAGTCCGTCCTGTGGGATCCGAAGACGGGCGCCTTCAAGAAGATCCCCACCCCCAAGGACATGTTCTGCGCCGGCCACACCCAGCTCCCCGACGGGAAGCTGCTGGTCGCGGGCGGTACGAAGCGGTACGAGAAGCTGGAGGGCGACGTCACCAAGGCGGGCGGCCTGATGATCGTCCACAACGAGGACCCCGACAAGCCGATCACCCTGCCCGCCGGCACACGGTTCACCGGCAAGGCCAACGGCAAGACCTTCGTGTCGAAGGACCCGGTCGTCGTCGAGCGTGCCAAGAAGGTCTTCGACAAGAAGACGGGCCGTTTCCTGCGCACCGAGGCCGGCCTCGGCCGGATCTACGTCGAGGCCGAGAAGTCCGGCAAGGAGTACGAGACCGGCACCGAGGACAACTACCGGGTGCACGGCATGAAGGGCACCGACGCCCGCAACGTCTACGGGATGGCGCAGAAACTCGCCCTCGACAAGAAGGACTTCCAGGGCATCAAGGACGCCTTCGAGTTCGACCCGGTCGCCGAGCGGTACGTGAAGGTCGACCCGATGAACGAGGCGCGCTGGTACCCCACGCTCACCACCCTGAAGGACGGCCGGGTCCTCGCGCTGTCAGGGCTCGACGAGATCGGGCAGATCGTCCCCGGCAAGGACGAGATCTACGACCCGAAGACCAAGAAGTGGACGTACACGGGGATCGAACGGCGCTTCCCCACGTACCCGGCGATCTTCCTCATGGACGACGGCAAGCTCTTCTACTCCGGCTCCAACGCCGGGTACGGGCCCGCCGACGTCGGCCGGGACCCCGGCATCTGGGACCTGGAGCGGAACACCTTCCAGAAGGTCCCCGGGCTCAGCGACCCCGACAGGATGGAGACCTCCGCCACCGTCATGCTGCCGCCCGCCCAGGACCAGCGGTTCATGGTCATCGGCGGCGGCGGGGTCGGCGAGTCCCAGGAGTCCAGCGAGAAGTCCCGCCTCGTCGACCTGAAGGACCCCGCGCCCCGCTTCAAGGACGGCCCGGCGCTCGACAAGGGCACCCGCTACCCGAGCGCGTCGCTGCTGCCCGACGACACCGTGTTCGTCACCGGCGGCTCGGAGGACTACCGGGGCCGCAGCGCCTCCAACATCCTCCAGGCCCGTACGTACGACCCGAGGAGCGGCACCTACCAGCGGGTCGCCGACCCGAGGGTCGGGCGCAATTACCACTCGGGTTCGGTGCTGCTGCCCGACGGCCGGGTCATGATCTTCGGCTCGGACTCGCTGTTCGCCGACAAGGACAACACCCGGCCGGGCATCTTCGAGCAGCGCATAGAGCTGTACAGCCCGCCCTATCTGTACCGCGAGGGCCGGCCGGTCCTCCGCCACGGACCCAAGGCGATCCGGCGCGGCGCCACCGGCGAGTACGTCACGGCGGACGCGGCGAGGATCCGTACGGCGAAGCTGATGCGGCCGAGCGCGGTCACGCACGTCACGGACGTCGACCAGCGGTCGATCGCCCTGAACCTGACCCGCACGGCGAAGGGCATCCGGGTCACGGTGCCCGCGAACCGGGCGCTGGTGCCGTCCGGCTGGTACATGCTGTTCGTCACGGACGACCGGGGCACGCCGTCGGAGGCGGTGTGGGTGGAGGTGCCGTAG
- a CDS encoding cellulose synthase catalytic subunit — protein sequence MTSTPTGGQHDHDAASRTARPRPPAQPRAGSARARPVQPTPLPRYDYEHYSRLAGPLTEPDPVKPYRVQYRSLLSQEPHRIRAALLLGAAPLVSLGLFVWLMQPRHWTERDPNLDNDLLLALDVVMLVSIGLIELFRTMNVLSNAHATLVARDPVPVVPESGTRVAFLTSFVPGKEPLEMVTKTLEAAVRIRHRGLMHVWLLDEGDDPAVKEVCARLGVHHFSRKGVAKWNRPAGPHRAKTKHGNYNAWLEAHGDHYDFFASVDTDHVPLPNYLERMLGYFRDPDVGFVIGPQVYGNYDTFVTKAAESQQFLFHALIQRAGNRYGAPMFVGTSNAVRISALKQIGGLYDSITEDMATGFEIHRHRNPATGNKWRSVYTPDVLAVGEGPTAWTDFFTQQLRWSRGTYETILKQYWKGWGTLPPGKLFNYTMMIIFYPMSALNWILAALSCALFLGMGASGVQIDPVIWMMLYGNASALQIGLYIWNRRHNVSPHEPEGSGGLAGMVMSALSAPIYARSLLDAVLRRKSSFVVTPKGDSSSPDTFFGTFRIHLFFLVVFGGSLVASFFNGHDHPAMITWASLALLITAAPILAWRLTVRAEKQQRARGRTPVPPVAPIPVRGADHAPRPRPGWAPESEQTLQIVLGGRKK from the coding sequence ATGACGTCGACGCCGACCGGCGGACAGCACGACCACGACGCGGCCTCCCGGACCGCACGGCCGCGGCCACCGGCACAGCCCCGGGCCGGCTCGGCCAGGGCGCGCCCGGTGCAGCCCACACCGCTGCCCCGCTACGACTACGAGCACTACAGCCGGCTCGCCGGCCCGCTCACCGAACCCGACCCCGTGAAGCCGTACCGGGTCCAGTACCGCTCGCTGCTGTCGCAGGAGCCGCACCGGATCAGGGCCGCGCTGCTGCTGGGCGCCGCCCCGCTGGTCTCGCTCGGGCTGTTCGTCTGGCTGATGCAGCCCCGGCACTGGACCGAGCGCGACCCGAACCTCGACAACGACCTGCTGCTGGCGCTCGACGTCGTCATGCTCGTGTCCATCGGGCTGATCGAGCTGTTCCGCACCATGAACGTGCTGTCGAACGCGCACGCGACGCTCGTCGCCCGCGACCCCGTCCCCGTCGTCCCGGAGTCCGGCACCCGGGTCGCCTTCCTCACCTCCTTCGTGCCCGGCAAGGAGCCGCTGGAGATGGTGACGAAGACCCTGGAGGCGGCCGTCCGCATCCGGCACCGCGGGCTGATGCACGTCTGGCTGCTGGACGAGGGCGACGACCCGGCCGTCAAGGAGGTGTGCGCCCGGCTCGGCGTGCACCACTTCTCGCGCAAGGGCGTCGCCAAGTGGAACCGGCCCGCGGGCCCCCACCGCGCCAAGACCAAGCACGGCAACTACAACGCCTGGCTGGAGGCGCACGGCGACCACTACGACTTCTTCGCCTCCGTCGACACCGACCACGTGCCGCTCCCCAACTACCTGGAGCGGATGCTCGGCTACTTCCGCGACCCGGACGTCGGCTTCGTCATCGGCCCCCAGGTGTACGGCAACTACGACACGTTCGTCACCAAGGCCGCCGAGTCGCAGCAGTTCCTGTTCCACGCCCTGATCCAGCGGGCCGGCAACCGCTACGGCGCGCCCATGTTCGTCGGCACGTCCAACGCCGTACGGATCAGCGCGCTCAAGCAGATCGGCGGCCTGTACGACTCGATCACCGAGGACATGGCGACCGGCTTCGAGATCCACCGCCACCGCAACCCCGCCACCGGCAACAAGTGGCGCTCCGTCTACACCCCGGACGTGCTGGCCGTCGGCGAGGGCCCGACCGCCTGGACGGACTTCTTCACGCAGCAGCTGCGGTGGTCGCGGGGCACGTACGAGACGATCCTCAAGCAGTACTGGAAGGGCTGGGGCACGCTGCCGCCCGGCAAGCTCTTCAACTACACGATGATGATCATCTTCTACCCGATGTCCGCGCTGAACTGGATCCTCGCGGCGCTGAGCTGCGCGCTGTTCCTGGGCATGGGCGCCTCGGGCGTGCAGATCGACCCGGTCATCTGGATGATGCTGTACGGCAACGCCTCGGCGCTCCAGATCGGCCTCTACATCTGGAACCGCCGCCACAACGTCTCACCGCACGAGCCCGAGGGCTCCGGCGGCCTGGCCGGCATGGTGATGTCCGCGCTGTCGGCGCCCATCTACGCCCGCTCCTTGCTGGACGCGGTCCTGCGCCGCAAGAGCTCCTTCGTGGTGACGCCCAAGGGCGACTCGTCCAGCCCGGACACGTTCTTCGGGACGTTCCGGATCCACCTCTTCTTCCTCGTCGTCTTCGGCGGGTCCCTCGTGGCCTCCTTCTTCAACGGCCACGACCACCCGGCGATGATCACCTGGGCCTCGCTGGCCCTGCTGATCACGGCGGCGCCGATCCTCGCCTGGCGCCTCACCGTCCGCGCGGAGAAGCAGCAGCGGGCGCGCGGGCGCACCCCCGTGCCGCCCGTGGCACCGATTCCGGTCCGGGGCGCCGACCACGCCCCGCGGCCCAGGCCCGGCTGGGCGCCGGAGAGCGAACAGACCCTGCAGATCGTCTTGGGGGGACGTAAGAAATGA
- a CDS encoding peptidoglycan-binding protein — translation MAVPVFEEYEPAADCPCPGCARRRRELALRPAVRAGGHPAAHGARRALVLVTAAGVVLGGGAAAGAAAPPAGPFHPAGHGTGDPDTGNPQGGAGGLHGRPHAGPTAGQVSTASLPRRTRADIINRAKIWLREKVPYSMEKYWTDGYRQDCSGYVSMAWGLPGNEWTGSLARYGTRIARDDLAPGDILLFHNPADPTKGSHVTIFGGWTDYRHTHYIAYEQSKPRTRKQPTPMAYWANSSRYIPYRYNGLVTEHTPSDGAPGGKASATAFPGGGHFGPGAHNAYVTRLGHLLVERGGGRFYASGPGPRWGDADRRATQAFQRAQGWRGSEANGLPGPHTWRLLVRGEGRDIAGGTSRSAAVPRYPGRGHFRPGRSNTYVEMLGRRLVKLGFGRHYTTGPSPRWGEADRRNVQDFQRAQGWRGGAADGHPGPETWRRLFR, via the coding sequence ATGGCCGTTCCGGTCTTCGAGGAGTACGAGCCCGCCGCGGACTGTCCGTGCCCCGGCTGCGCCCGGCGGCGGCGGGAACTCGCGCTCAGACCGGCCGTGCGGGCCGGCGGCCACCCGGCCGCCCACGGCGCACGCCGCGCCCTCGTGCTGGTCACCGCCGCGGGCGTGGTCCTCGGCGGCGGCGCGGCCGCGGGGGCCGCCGCGCCGCCGGCCGGCCCGTTCCACCCGGCGGGCCACGGCACGGGCGACCCGGACACCGGTAACCCGCAGGGAGGCGCGGGCGGGCTGCACGGCCGCCCGCACGCCGGCCCGACGGCGGGTCAGGTCTCGACCGCCTCGCTGCCCAGGAGGACCCGGGCCGACATCATCAACCGGGCGAAGATCTGGCTGCGCGAGAAGGTCCCGTACTCGATGGAGAAGTACTGGACGGACGGCTACCGGCAGGACTGCTCCGGCTATGTGTCCATGGCCTGGGGCCTGCCCGGCAACGAGTGGACCGGCAGCCTCGCCCGGTACGGCACCCGGATCGCCCGCGACGACCTCGCGCCCGGCGACATCCTGCTCTTCCACAACCCCGCCGACCCGACGAAGGGCTCCCACGTCACGATCTTCGGCGGCTGGACCGACTACCGGCACACCCACTACATCGCCTACGAGCAGAGCAAGCCCCGGACCCGCAAGCAGCCCACCCCCATGGCGTACTGGGCCAATTCGTCCCGGTACATCCCCTATCGCTACAACGGCCTCGTCACCGAGCACACCCCCTCGGACGGCGCCCCGGGCGGCAAGGCCTCCGCGACGGCCTTCCCCGGAGGCGGCCACTTCGGCCCCGGGGCGCACAACGCGTACGTCACCCGGCTCGGGCACTTGCTCGTCGAGCGCGGCGGCGGCCGCTTCTACGCGTCGGGACCCGGGCCCCGGTGGGGCGACGCCGACCGGCGGGCGACCCAGGCGTTCCAGCGGGCGCAGGGCTGGCGCGGCAGCGAGGCGAACGGCCTGCCGGGGCCGCACACCTGGCGGCTGCTGGTGCGGGGCGAGGGCCGCGACATCGCGGGCGGCACCAGCCGCTCGGCGGCGGTGCCGCGCTACCCCGGCCGGGGCCACTTCCGGCCCGGCCGGTCGAACACATACGTCGAGATGCTGGGCCGCCGGCTGGTGAAGCTCGGCTTCGGCAGGCACTACACGACGGGCCCCTCCCCGCGCTGGGGGGAGGCCGACCGGCGCAACGTCCAGGACTTCCAGCGGGCACAGGGCTGGCGCGGCGGAGCCGCGGACGGCCATCCGGGCCCCGAGACATGGAGGC